A window of Poecilia reticulata strain Guanapo linkage group LG7, Guppy_female_1.0+MT, whole genome shotgun sequence genomic DNA:
aaaCAATCATTATTTACAGTCCTACTTCTATGCATTTAGTTCAACTTTTCCACAGCATTATCTTTTTTACCTGTCCagtgtgtttcttggtcttcataaTGCTGTTTGGtcattaatgttctctaaaaaaacaacaaaaaaaactccaagGCGTACACataacagctggatttattctGCGATTAAATGACCCACATCTACAGTATTTACTAGATGGATTCTTCAGCTTGTTGCTAGCAATGGGGTGCATTTATGAATATTATAataacatgcatgttttagcCCCATTCAGAGTTTTaagtaatttgaaaaaaaattgttttcctgttgcttttgttttttactacTTTGGTCTCTcacataaaaatcttaaaacactgcagtttgtggttggaatgtgacaaaatgtaaaaactaatgggtatgaatactttctgaaagcactgcattaCAGACCTTTAGCAGTGCATCTTAGTTTCTATTCGCTGATGTATTATTCTATGATGGTGATCTGCACCCCTCTAGTGGATCTCAGTGGTACTACATGCTCTTTCACTGATTTCTTCTACCTTTAAGACAGTTGAACATTTCTctgttgtgataaaaaaaaaaaactaatcaaaggcaTGTTCTACCTTTCAGGGGACTCTTCACTTCTTACAACTGGTGTTGTTCCTGTGATCCGACCCAGATTTGGCCCCACGTATCAGAACGAGAGGAACCGCTCTGTTCTGTTGGGATATCCACAGCAAGCTCCACACTCCACTTTTAATCCAGCCCCATCTCCAAGTGTCATTCCCTCTACGAATGGCACACTCCTTTATTGGGGTGAGTTGAGCCGCACTTTGGCTTTTGCCTGGGAACTGCATGTCTACGGCACCGCAAGCCTCTTCCTGCTCCTGTTTGCTGGAGCTGCCCTCGGCCTGACTCTGTCCCCTGGAGCGAACTGCCCTCATCGTGGGGCTCTTGGACTTGCCAATGCTCTGTTGTTTCTGGCTGGAGGCCTCAGGgcagttctgtttttcttcGACCCTTATAGGACACGAGGCATCTTCCCTCGCACAGCAGTTACGGCCCTCTACAACCTGCCTCTTCACCTCTTGGTGTGGGCCCAGGCGTCCCTAGTACTTCTTGCACTGAGGGTGGCAGGAGTCAGTGTGTTACCTCCAACCTTAGAGCACCCCCCTCTGGTGGCTGTGCTTACTGTGTTGCAGTGTACACTGCTGTTAGCTGCTGATCTGTTGTCTCCAGCTCTGTCTCCTGTAGTACCAGTAACTCTACAGGTCCTGTCCCTATGTTGGGGTCTGGGTATCTGTTTGGGCTATCTTTGCTATGTATTTCCACGTATACGCTGCCCTGCTCTTCCCCATCACAGTGTTCCTGTTGAGGCCAGGAGGAAGACCTGGACAGGGAGCCAAAAAACAACAGTGATTCTGGGAAGAGTGCTGGCAGTCTGTGCAGTTCTTGGAGCATTATGCTGCGGTTTGCATGTCCACGCTACCTTGTGGCTCTATGGACTGTTAGGAGACTGGAAGCGTTTCAGCTGGGGATGGTGGTTGGTGCATTTCTGGGCTCGGCTGCTGGAACTAACCTGGGGTTTTTTCCTGCTACTAATGGGATCCTGGGTGTTCTGGAGGCCCGTCACATGCCGGGCAAGGGAGGAAGGAGGGCAAGATGGCAGCACAGTGGATCCCCCAACTCCTGGTCAGTCTGTTGGTTCCCCTCAAAGACACACATGCTGGTCTAAGATAGTCCAAAGTCTGAGAGGTAAACCCTGCAGAAAGTCTGAAAGTAATGGTGTGGGAGGAGGAACAGGGGGAGCGGGAGGACCAGGAGACGTGCCGAACAACTGGGCTGGACAAGAGCGACCTGGAGCTGATATCAGCAAGAGTCTTATTAGGAACCAGGACCATGAGCAGAATATGGCCCAACCGCGCTTGGTCAAAGACAGTAACTATGGACGTAACCATGGGGGCCACCCTGAGGACCGAGGCATATCTGAGGATTCCACCAGCTCCCTGCTGAGACTGCAGACTCTGGGTCAACCTCCACATCGCTCAGTGAGTGGCAGCCTGGATCAGGACAGAGATACATCTCTGTCTTTCTATGAATTTGACCTGCGGCCACCCTCCCCTATTGACCTGACTCGCAGCATTGACGAGGCTCTGCACAGAGAACATTTGGTCACAGGAGGGAGCCTGTTTCATCCTGTAATCCAGACTCCTTCTCCAGGCTCTGGGATCAGCC
This region includes:
- the LOC103467529 gene encoding proline-rich transmembrane protein 3 isoform X2 is translated as MALKLLLFHTLILFFFHLSGAQTIIGSSSSFSTLNLPSNPPSPTKQTIRFWPSLPPRGRTDLPIRVTIRERFTALNAVEQGHRMIHPTTQLNPSLIFTQSPQNFTRGQIATQPTVPRPRTDTASLTFIKVLKGEEAATSPPFPTLPSHSSLAEERSIERSEDVDSQGLGSGRALAEEKSTGHQPTVAEEMAQYRPQAQTMTSKVKDEETPSLDYQNDETRLFWLTTITATSTVTQQTPKAVELTANHPSSDQLQPKQGSSAVTSPKPTSSSADKKPQTAAQPVTNRSPAGPNPNSSTEQETHTSTTGLPLTPEADWTATTQSVKTAEKGRNTSRTTVPSRGDSSLLTTGVVPVIRPRFGPTYQNERNRSVLLGYPQQAPHSTFNPAPSPSVIPSTNGTLLYWGELSRTLAFAWELHVYGTASLFLLLFAGAALGLTLSPGANCPHRGALGLANALLFLAGGLRAVLFFFDPYRTRGIFPRTAVTALYNLPLHLLVWAQASLVLLALRVAGVSVLPPTLEHPPLVAVLTVLQCTLLLAADLLSPALSPVVPVTLQVLSLCWGLGICLGYLCYVFPRIRCPALPHHSVPVEARRKTWTGSQKTTVILGRVLAVCAVLGALCCGLHVHATLWLYGLLGDWKRFSWGWWLVHFWARLLELTWGFFLLLMGSWVFWRPVTCRAREEGGQDGSTVDPPTPGQSVGSPQRHTCWSKIVQSLRGKPCRKSESNGVGGGTGGAGGPGDVPNNWAGQERPGADISKSLIRNQDHEQNMAQPRLVKDSNYGRNHGGHPEDRGISEDSTSSLLRLQTLGQPPHRSVSGSLDQDRDTSLSFYEFDLRPPSPIDLTRSIDEALHREHLVTGGSLFHPVIQTPSPGSGISQEHWLRRNSDPQLLSESSEAPTESSMPLGGSILSSVPSRQVTAPPTPSHQGHRWAGNGMVSVPSSVSCPVSLRPSRTSTGNLGEDGVDDTRPFITPDSERARARAGRPVGSRSYLEVRRHDDSASVSSEIIDL
- the LOC103467529 gene encoding proline-rich transmembrane protein 3 isoform X1, which gives rise to MALKLLLFHTLILFFFHLSGAQTIIGSSSSFSTLNLPSNPPSPTKQTIRFWPSLPPRGRTDLPIRVTIRERFTALNAVEQGHRMIHPTTQLNPSLIFTQSPQNFTRGQIATQPTVPRPRTDTASLTFIKVLKGEEAATSPPFPTLPSHSSLAEERSIERSEDVDSQGLGSGRALAEEKSTGHQPTVAEEMAQYRPQAQTMTSKVKDEETPSLDYQNDETRLFWLTTITATSTVTQQTPKAVELTGTLAANHPSSDQLQPKQGSSAVTSPKPTSSSADKKPQTAAQPVTNRSPAGPNPNSSTEQETHTSTTGLPLTPEADWTATTQSVKTAEKGRNTSRTTVPSRGDSSLLTTGVVPVIRPRFGPTYQNERNRSVLLGYPQQAPHSTFNPAPSPSVIPSTNGTLLYWGELSRTLAFAWELHVYGTASLFLLLFAGAALGLTLSPGANCPHRGALGLANALLFLAGGLRAVLFFFDPYRTRGIFPRTAVTALYNLPLHLLVWAQASLVLLALRVAGVSVLPPTLEHPPLVAVLTVLQCTLLLAADLLSPALSPVVPVTLQVLSLCWGLGICLGYLCYVFPRIRCPALPHHSVPVEARRKTWTGSQKTTVILGRVLAVCAVLGALCCGLHVHATLWLYGLLGDWKRFSWGWWLVHFWARLLELTWGFFLLLMGSWVFWRPVTCRAREEGGQDGSTVDPPTPGQSVGSPQRHTCWSKIVQSLRGKPCRKSESNGVGGGTGGAGGPGDVPNNWAGQERPGADISKSLIRNQDHEQNMAQPRLVKDSNYGRNHGGHPEDRGISEDSTSSLLRLQTLGQPPHRSVSGSLDQDRDTSLSFYEFDLRPPSPIDLTRSIDEALHREHLVTGGSLFHPVIQTPSPGSGISQEHWLRRNSDPQLLSESSEAPTESSMPLGGSILSSVPSRQVTAPPTPSHQGHRWAGNGMVSVPSSVSCPVSLRPSRTSTGNLGEDGVDDTRPFITPDSERARARAGRPVGSRSYLEVRRHDDSASVSSEIIDL